In one Janibacter cremeus genomic region, the following are encoded:
- the argC gene encoding N-acetyl-gamma-glutamyl-phosphate reductase has translation MITAAVAGASGYAGAEIVRLLLDHPEVEVGALTASGNAGTRVGDLAPHLQPVADHVLQPTSAEVLAGHDVVFLALPHGHSAAIADQLPQEVTIIDCGADFRLDDEQDWTDYYDTPFAGTWPYGLPELVRGHGDKHRADLVGARRIAVPGCYPTAISLALAPGLAAGVIEPEDIVVVAASGSSGAGRSTKPHLIGAEVMGAMSPYGVGGVHRHTPEIERNFTRAAGRAASVSFTPTLAPMPRGILATATARAAQGADAAAVRTAWEQAYADEPFVHLLPEGRWPHTGSVLGSNLVHVQVTLDERSGRVIAVAAEDNLTKGTAGAAVQSMNLALGFPETTGLPMTGVAP, from the coding sequence ATGATCACCGCAGCCGTCGCCGGGGCCAGTGGCTACGCCGGCGCCGAGATCGTCCGCCTCCTCCTGGACCATCCCGAGGTCGAGGTCGGCGCACTCACCGCCTCCGGCAACGCCGGCACCCGCGTCGGTGACCTGGCGCCCCACCTGCAGCCGGTCGCCGACCACGTCCTGCAGCCCACGAGCGCCGAGGTCCTCGCCGGGCACGACGTCGTCTTCCTCGCCCTCCCGCACGGCCACTCGGCCGCCATCGCCGATCAGCTCCCGCAGGAGGTGACGATCATCGACTGCGGGGCGGACTTCCGTCTCGACGACGAGCAGGACTGGACCGACTACTACGACACCCCCTTCGCCGGCACCTGGCCCTACGGCCTCCCCGAGCTCGTGCGCGGGCACGGGGACAAGCACCGCGCGGACCTGGTCGGGGCCCGCCGCATCGCCGTGCCCGGGTGCTACCCGACGGCGATCAGCCTCGCGCTCGCCCCGGGGCTGGCCGCCGGTGTCATCGAGCCGGAGGACATCGTGGTCGTCGCCGCCTCCGGCAGCTCCGGCGCCGGCCGCTCCACCAAGCCGCACCTCATCGGCGCCGAGGTCATGGGCGCGATGAGCCCCTACGGGGTCGGTGGGGTGCACCGGCACACGCCCGAGATCGAGCGCAACTTCACCCGGGCCGCAGGACGGGCCGCCAGCGTCTCCTTCACCCCGACCCTGGCCCCGATGCCCCGGGGCATCCTCGCGACGGCGACCGCCCGCGCCGCGCAGGGCGCCGACGCCGCTGCCGTGCGCACGGCGTGGGAGCAGGCCTATGCCGACGAGCCCTTCGTCCACCTCCTGCCCGAGGGGCGGTGGCCGCACACCGGCAGCGTGCTCGGGTCCAACCTCGTCCACGTCCAGGTCACCCTCGACGAGCGCAGCGGACGGGTCATCGCCGTCGCGGCGGAGGACAACCTGACCAAGGGGACCGCGGGTGCCGCGGTCCAGTCGATGAACCTCGCACTCGGATTCCCCGAGACGACCGGCCTGCCGATGACGGGAGTGGCTCCGTGA
- a CDS encoding SDR family oxidoreductase, producing MTGVAVVTGASRGIGGFLADALEEAGWRVERGSSAVADVTDAASVRRWVDDVLARHERIDLLVNNAGVVDAEVALEESDPDDWWRTVEVNVRGPYLLTRAVLPHMLDRGAGRIININSGSGTKPGEVASAYNVSKSALGRITGATHLSAQGRGVHVFDLAPGIVRTDMTRSMSRHDERTEWTDPTEVIELFLALVDGRLDAWSGRMVRAGEDTVAALEAATPALQPQARTVGLFPYGADDPLG from the coding sequence ATGACCGGGGTCGCCGTGGTCACGGGGGCCTCACGGGGGATCGGCGGGTTCCTCGCCGACGCCCTCGAGGAGGCCGGCTGGCGTGTCGAGCGCGGCTCGAGTGCCGTCGCCGACGTCACCGATGCCGCGTCCGTCCGGCGCTGGGTCGACGACGTGCTGGCCCGCCACGAGCGGATCGACCTGCTGGTCAACAACGCCGGTGTCGTGGACGCCGAGGTGGCGCTCGAGGAGTCCGACCCCGACGACTGGTGGCGCACGGTCGAGGTCAACGTCCGCGGTCCCTACCTGCTCACCCGCGCCGTGCTCCCGCACATGCTCGACCGCGGGGCAGGGCGGATCATCAACATCAACTCCGGCTCGGGCACCAAGCCGGGCGAGGTCGCCTCGGCGTACAACGTCTCCAAGTCCGCCCTCGGCCGGATCACCGGCGCCACGCACCTGTCCGCGCAGGGCCGCGGGGTCCACGTCTTCGACCTGGCGCCCGGCATCGTGCGCACGGACATGACCCGGTCGATGTCGCGGCACGACGAGCGGACCGAGTGGACCGATCCGACCGAGGTGATCGAGCTCTTCCTGGCGCTGGTGGACGGACGCCTGGATGCATGGTCCGGCCGCATGGTCCGGGCCGGCGAGGACACCGTCGCAGCGCTGGAGGCGGCGACCCCGGCGCTGCAGCCGCAGGCCCGGACGGTGGGGCTGTTCCCCTACGGCGCGGACGACCCGCTCGGCTGA